A portion of the Bdellovibrio bacteriovorus genome contains these proteins:
- a CDS encoding SDR family oxidoreductase gives MKSVLYWFRRNNIDQNFKPVILVTGCNRGIGLALAQMLYHCHEYRVIATVREKSLEEARARFPQNDRFQVLPMDVTSEEDRSRLYNDIQKLWGGVDVLINNAGISYRSVVEHMTEEDEKLQLATNYLGPMSLIRLCIPHMRDTGRGKIINISSVSGMLAMPTMASYTASKFALEGASEALWYEMRPFGVRIVLVQPGFIHSDSFKNVYHTKHSEPTLNWSGPYSDFYQNMNPFVGKMMNLSRTTPEKVAQQILKVIKTENPPLWVPVTLDAIVFYYLRRLLPRRLLLPFLFWCLPNARHWAKNYTHRRR, from the coding sequence ATGAAGTCCGTACTGTATTGGTTTCGCCGAAATAATATTGATCAGAACTTCAAACCCGTCATCTTAGTGACGGGTTGTAATCGCGGCATTGGTTTAGCCCTAGCCCAGATGCTTTATCACTGTCATGAATATCGCGTGATCGCCACGGTTCGCGAAAAAAGTCTGGAAGAAGCAAGGGCTCGATTTCCCCAAAACGATCGCTTTCAAGTTTTACCGATGGATGTGACCAGCGAAGAAGATCGTTCGCGACTTTACAATGATATCCAAAAGCTGTGGGGTGGGGTGGATGTTTTAATTAACAACGCCGGCATTTCTTATCGTTCGGTCGTGGAACACATGACCGAAGAAGATGAAAAATTGCAGTTAGCCACAAATTATCTCGGCCCCATGAGTTTGATTCGCCTTTGCATTCCTCATATGCGCGATACCGGCCGCGGAAAGATCATTAATATTTCTTCGGTCAGCGGGATGCTAGCGATGCCGACGATGGCCTCCTATACCGCCTCCAAATTCGCTCTGGAGGGGGCGTCCGAGGCTCTTTGGTACGAGATGCGACCTTTTGGTGTCAGGATCGTACTTGTGCAACCCGGATTCATTCACAGCGATTCTTTCAAAAATGTTTATCACACCAAACATTCTGAGCCGACTTTGAATTGGAGCGGGCCGTACAGTGATTTTTATCAGAATATGAATCCCTTTGTGGGAAAGATGATGAATCTCTCGCGTACGACGCCAGAAAAGGTCGCTCAACAAATTTTAAAAGTTATTAAAACCGAAAACCCTCCCTTATGGGTGCCGGTTACACTTGATGCTATTGTTTTTTATTACCTGCGCCGATTGCTGCCGCGCCGTTTGCTTTTACCTTTTCTTTTTTGGTGTTTACCCAACGCACGACACTGGGCCAAAAACTACACCCATCGGCGCCGATAG
- a CDS encoding DNA translocase FtsK — translation MNQFLKKFRQDVIAISFLGIGLFLALSLASYNPFDPSMNSIGQGLKALNYCGIVGSFLADLLYQFLGLAAWVVVFSCFRMSYAAFTGESLNLKNIRFVWSLLLIVNIAALFSLYLPTTKLFRDQIYLGGLLGLGVSASLMRAFNSVGVQVILWSVMAVLIVFYFEKSVKELTEAPRALIGYIRKKKILAAIGAFFGGMFVQEKKVKVKKTEEKPKAIFPLSDKKFLEGKPEQLPLKSLAEDDEEEVEELEEEEEDFEDEETPALKLAQKRKVVMKAKPPRRIENWDMPKLGLLEDPPASRIKIDKAEIQRKADLLVEKLKNFSIEGQIQDAKPGPLVTMYEFKPNADVKISKISELEDDLSLALSSESVRVVGHIPGTDVVGIETANLKRETVYYKDLIAEDQFWNDDLALPMAVGRAVDGEPKVVDLRKMPHLLIAGTTGSGKSVFVGSIITGMLFRHSPKTLRLVLIDPKMVDLAPFAGVPHLILPHVTEPKKAGTALKWAVREMEKRYKSLSKFGVGKIEAFNEKTAGLSKDQIEEHEKTNLELEEGKAKLDQYYYQPLPYIVIVVDELADLMIVEKQNIEEPIQRLTQKARACGIHLILATQSPRKDVVTGLIKTNIPGRVALKVASKMDSRIIIDDSGAERMLPNGDMLFQAPGVGKPTRHHGPYLSDKEIGNVVKHWADQAEPEYDPLAMKALDGFSGDGAEAGGDGGGGFEEEEYDERYDEILAWASGQKEISASLIQRKFRLGYPRAARMIELFEKEGVVGPANGSKPRQVLVSSFSDR, via the coding sequence ATGAACCAATTCCTTAAAAAGTTTCGACAGGATGTCATCGCAATCAGCTTTTTAGGTATCGGGCTATTCCTTGCCCTATCCCTTGCCAGCTACAATCCATTTGATCCCTCTATGAATTCGATAGGTCAGGGCCTAAAGGCGCTGAATTATTGTGGGATTGTGGGAAGCTTTTTAGCGGATCTTTTGTACCAATTCTTGGGCTTAGCCGCTTGGGTGGTGGTATTTAGCTGTTTCCGTATGTCTTATGCGGCTTTTACTGGGGAATCTTTAAACCTGAAAAACATCCGTTTTGTCTGGTCGTTGCTTTTAATTGTGAATATCGCAGCGCTCTTTAGCCTGTATTTACCGACAACCAAGCTTTTCCGGGACCAAATTTATTTAGGCGGTCTATTGGGTTTAGGTGTTTCGGCGTCATTAATGCGCGCCTTTAACTCCGTGGGCGTTCAGGTGATCTTATGGTCTGTGATGGCTGTTCTTATCGTTTTCTATTTTGAAAAATCGGTCAAAGAATTGACCGAAGCGCCCCGGGCCTTGATCGGCTATATCCGCAAAAAGAAAATTTTAGCGGCCATTGGCGCATTCTTTGGTGGAATGTTTGTTCAAGAAAAAAAGGTCAAAGTTAAAAAGACCGAAGAAAAACCAAAAGCCATCTTCCCGCTTTCGGATAAAAAATTCCTTGAAGGCAAGCCTGAACAACTGCCATTAAAATCCTTAGCCGAAGACGATGAAGAAGAAGTCGAAGAGCTGGAAGAAGAAGAAGAGGATTTTGAGGATGAAGAAACGCCGGCCTTAAAGCTTGCGCAAAAACGCAAAGTCGTGATGAAGGCCAAGCCTCCTCGTCGTATCGAAAACTGGGACATGCCAAAGCTCGGGCTATTAGAAGACCCACCAGCCTCGCGTATTAAAATTGATAAAGCCGAAATTCAGCGTAAAGCGGATTTGCTGGTAGAAAAATTAAAAAACTTTTCTATCGAAGGACAAATTCAAGATGCCAAACCAGGTCCCCTGGTTACGATGTATGAATTTAAACCAAATGCGGACGTCAAGATTTCTAAGATCTCTGAGTTGGAAGATGACTTATCACTTGCCCTTTCATCTGAATCAGTGCGCGTTGTGGGTCATATTCCGGGAACGGATGTTGTCGGTATTGAAACTGCGAACTTAAAGCGTGAAACGGTTTATTATAAAGATTTGATCGCCGAAGATCAGTTTTGGAATGACGACTTAGCCTTGCCGATGGCCGTGGGTCGTGCGGTGGATGGTGAACCTAAAGTGGTGGATCTGCGCAAGATGCCGCATTTACTGATTGCCGGTACTACAGGTTCGGGTAAGTCGGTTTTTGTCGGATCCATCATTACCGGAATGCTGTTCCGTCATTCGCCCAAAACTTTGCGTTTAGTTTTGATCGATCCAAAAATGGTCGACTTAGCGCCGTTTGCGGGTGTTCCGCATTTGATTTTGCCACATGTGACGGAGCCCAAAAAAGCGGGAACGGCGTTAAAGTGGGCCGTGCGCGAAATGGAAAAGCGTTACAAATCGCTTTCTAAGTTCGGTGTCGGAAAAATTGAAGCGTTTAATGAAAAAACCGCGGGTCTTTCGAAAGACCAAATTGAAGAACACGAAAAAACCAATTTGGAATTAGAAGAGGGCAAAGCAAAACTAGATCAGTATTATTACCAACCACTTCCATATATCGTGATTGTCGTGGATGAGTTGGCCGATCTGATGATCGTTGAAAAACAAAATATTGAAGAGCCGATTCAGCGTTTAACGCAAAAAGCGCGTGCTTGCGGTATTCATCTTATTTTGGCCACACAATCTCCGCGTAAAGACGTGGTGACGGGTTTAATTAAGACGAATATTCCAGGTCGTGTGGCCTTAAAGGTCGCTTCTAAAATGGACTCGCGAATTATCATCGATGACTCCGGCGCGGAGCGCATGCTTCCAAACGGTGACATGCTTTTCCAAGCGCCAGGTGTCGGTAAACCCACTCGCCATCACGGTCCCTATTTGTCAGATAAAGAAATTGGCAATGTCGTTAAACATTGGGCGGATCAGGCAGAGCCTGAATATGACCCATTAGCAATGAAAGCCCTGGATGGTTTCTCTGGTGACGGAGCAGAAGCCGGGGGCGATGGCGGCGGCGGATTTGAAGAAGAAGAATACGACGAGCGTTATGATGAAATCTTAGCGTGGGCATCAGGACAAAAGGAAATTTCCGCATCCCTCATCCAGCGTAAATTCCGTTTGGGCTATCCACGGGCCGCGCGCATGATTGAACTGTTTGAAAAAGAAGGTGTTGTGGGCCCGGCGAATGGCAGCAAGCCGCGTCAAGTTTTAGTAAGTAGTTTTAGCGATCGGTGA
- the dapF gene encoding diaminopimelate epimerase has translation MKFASGLAMTKMSGAGNTFALIDAREGSAFAKQEAGLKNSRRELVKKICSIVDGVSTDGVLFIGTGSSGFDFNWDFYNSDGSTAEMCGNAARCAARFVADGLGFSSAVVKFKTGAGLITTESLPDRRIRVIMSPVKIVNENLELKTHTGASEKFFFVNTGVPHLVQKIHNLADRANLKEMAKEVRSHTDLGPAGSNVTFYVETSSGKIEAVTYERGVEDYTLACGTGAVAAAMAHAKESNKEHIEVKMPGGLLEVDFPSADPHPRMTGEAVAIADLIFNTEVFR, from the coding sequence ATGAAGTTCGCTTCAGGTTTAGCAATGACCAAGATGTCGGGGGCTGGGAACACATTTGCATTAATTGATGCGCGTGAAGGATCCGCATTTGCTAAACAAGAAGCTGGGTTAAAAAATTCTCGCCGTGAACTTGTGAAAAAAATCTGCAGTATCGTTGATGGAGTTTCAACCGACGGTGTTTTATTTATCGGCACAGGATCCTCTGGTTTTGACTTTAACTGGGATTTTTACAACTCAGATGGTTCTACGGCAGAGATGTGTGGAAACGCGGCTCGATGTGCCGCTCGATTTGTGGCAGATGGCTTGGGTTTTTCTTCCGCAGTGGTAAAGTTTAAAACAGGTGCCGGCCTTATCACGACGGAGTCCTTACCCGACCGCCGTATTCGCGTAATTATGTCGCCGGTAAAAATCGTGAATGAAAACTTAGAGCTTAAAACTCACACCGGTGCTTCAGAAAAGTTTTTTTTCGTAAATACCGGAGTTCCTCACTTAGTACAAAAAATTCACAACTTGGCAGACAGAGCAAATTTAAAAGAAATGGCCAAAGAGGTTCGTTCGCACACAGATCTTGGTCCCGCGGGATCGAATGTGACTTTCTATGTGGAAACATCCTCTGGAAAAATTGAGGCAGTGACTTACGAGCGCGGTGTTGAAGATTACACTCTGGCTTGTGGAACCGGAGCTGTTGCCGCGGCCATGGCTCACGCGAAAGAATCTAACAAAGAACATATCGAAGTGAAAATGCCGGGCGGACTTTTGGAGGTGGACTTCCCGTCTGCGGATCCGCATCCGCGGATGACGGGCGAAGCCGTGGCTATAGCTGATTTAATTTTTAATACAGAGGTATTTAGATGA
- the rplI gene encoding 50S ribosomal protein L9, translating to MKVILQKDVKDVGRVGELVNVSEGFARNFLFPRKLAAEATEKRVKEYEHLKRVAETKKKKALAERQELLNKINGTTVTFKLPAGETDKLFGTVTTTDISKELQKSGYSIDRRDIHLEEPIKVLGQHKALVKYAEGLEAKIQISVERA from the coding sequence ATGAAAGTTATTCTTCAAAAAGACGTTAAAGATGTAGGCCGTGTAGGCGAACTAGTTAACGTATCAGAAGGTTTCGCACGTAACTTCTTGTTTCCACGTAAATTGGCAGCAGAAGCTACTGAAAAACGCGTAAAAGAATACGAACACTTGAAACGTGTTGCTGAAACTAAAAAGAAAAAAGCATTGGCAGAGCGCCAAGAGCTTTTGAACAAAATCAACGGCACTACTGTGACATTCAAATTGCCAGCTGGTGAAACAGATAAGCTTTTCGGTACTGTAACAACTACAGATATTTCTAAAGAGCTTCAAAAATCTGGTTACTCAATCGATCGTCGCGACATCCACTTGGAAGAGCCGATCAAAGTATTGGGTCAACACAAAGCTTTGGTAAAATACGCTGAAGGTTTGGAAGCAAAAATCCAAATTTCTGTAGAGCGCGCTTAA
- a CDS encoding tetratricopeptide repeat protein → MRLRMIRAVLATALSFSSVVVLAQSKMSRSETYKDIIEKAYNLSLQKDRQQALNILMSALQKESRPAAVAEIKKAVDEIAHIFFSDKAQQLYESGVSLRKNELPQSYDKLIEASRIEPDNFAIAEELARVMIARNDCKNAQETVQKQLNTVKHDEDLKLTLAQSLACQDKWAEYQKVFESFPVKKSPNMKYWLALEVEKNMSSKSMTKAQENLASLKKADEKYPEAFYWSWRFDMAQKRSNLEEAQKYVMTCKNISANQYRQYMIDPMLCRRIIEVEAEMKGANGRPE, encoded by the coding sequence ATGCGTTTACGTATGATAAGAGCCGTCCTTGCGACGGCTCTTTCATTTTCTAGTGTTGTTGTTTTGGCTCAAAGTAAAATGTCCCGCTCGGAAACCTATAAGGACATCATCGAAAAAGCCTACAACTTGAGTCTGCAAAAAGATCGACAGCAGGCTTTAAATATTCTTATGTCTGCTTTGCAGAAAGAGTCTCGTCCCGCCGCGGTGGCGGAAATCAAAAAAGCCGTCGATGAAATCGCGCATATTTTTTTTAGTGATAAAGCCCAGCAGTTATATGAGTCCGGAGTTTCTTTAAGAAAAAATGAACTTCCGCAGTCGTATGACAAGCTGATTGAAGCTTCGCGCATTGAACCTGACAACTTTGCTATTGCGGAAGAGCTGGCTCGGGTTATGATCGCGCGTAATGACTGTAAAAACGCACAAGAAACTGTCCAAAAGCAGCTTAACACAGTTAAGCATGATGAAGATCTTAAGCTCACGCTGGCTCAATCGTTGGCCTGCCAGGATAAATGGGCCGAATACCAAAAAGTTTTTGAGTCCTTTCCGGTAAAGAAGTCGCCGAATATGAAATATTGGCTCGCTTTGGAAGTTGAAAAGAACATGAGCTCTAAAAGTATGACCAAGGCTCAAGAAAACCTGGCGAGTCTTAAAAAAGCCGACGAAAAGTACCCCGAAGCATTCTATTGGAGCTGGCGTTTTGACATGGCTCAAAAGCGTTCAAACTTAGAAGAAGCTCAGAAATACGTGATGACCTGCAAAAACATTTCAGCCAACCAGTATAGACAGTATATGATAGACCCCATGCTCTGCCGACGCATTATTGAAGTCGAAGCCGAGATGAAGGGCGCTAATGGAAGACCTGAATAA
- a CDS encoding helix-turn-helix domain-containing protein, producing the protein MTPNLNSSDNLFVANLQSVSLEKLVKSKLEVLFAQQKEAQVELNGLYNVVIEQVEKPLLELALRAYNGNQVKTAQMLGINRNTLKKKIDNYKIRVKKLN; encoded by the coding sequence ATGACGCCGAACCTAAACAGTTCAGATAATCTTTTTGTCGCTAATCTTCAGTCCGTGAGCCTAGAGAAGCTCGTGAAGAGCAAGCTAGAAGTTCTTTTCGCTCAACAAAAAGAAGCTCAAGTGGAACTGAACGGTTTGTACAATGTCGTTATTGAACAAGTTGAAAAACCACTTCTTGAACTTGCGCTTCGCGCCTACAACGGCAACCAAGTGAAAACCGCACAAATGCTTGGCATCAACCGCAACACGCTTAAAAAGAAAATTGACAACTACAAGATTCGCGTAAAAAAATTGAATTAA
- a CDS encoding S1 family peptidase — translation MNSMNLLKAAVLTSVLSLSVIACSQKAQNTEEIAAAGSSIIGGVQVEAQDTISKSTVAIIASVTTEDGKEGQFICTGSLLSDNVVLTAGHCVPTEKEYKSIALYVIFSRDLNKMERTDVRLVTDALIHPQYGSSTEGADAHDVAVIRFAGAKASGYEIAKFLDDESVLTEGAVVTLAGYGLNKTDGVNTESDNTLRKVNVEVAGNLGKNEIILDQQNGRGACHGDSGGPAFINVAGVEYVWGVTSRGAGKNGVDDCSLASVYTKVKSERTFINAALTQLSVKPGSLSDLDGLDGEGI, via the coding sequence ATGAATTCCATGAATCTTTTGAAAGCTGCGGTTCTTACAAGCGTTTTATCTTTGTCAGTCATAGCGTGTTCTCAGAAAGCGCAAAACACTGAGGAAATCGCGGCAGCCGGTTCTTCTATAATCGGAGGCGTTCAAGTTGAAGCCCAAGATACAATCTCTAAATCAACGGTGGCGATCATCGCTTCGGTGACGACAGAAGATGGTAAAGAAGGCCAATTCATCTGCACAGGTTCTCTTTTAAGCGATAATGTGGTTTTGACTGCGGGTCACTGCGTTCCTACCGAAAAAGAATATAAATCTATCGCTCTTTATGTGATCTTCAGTCGCGATCTAAATAAGATGGAACGCACGGACGTTCGTTTGGTGACGGATGCTCTTATTCACCCACAATATGGATCTTCGACGGAAGGGGCGGATGCCCATGACGTAGCCGTGATTCGTTTTGCCGGAGCTAAAGCGAGCGGTTATGAAATCGCAAAATTCCTTGATGACGAATCTGTTTTAACTGAAGGTGCGGTGGTTACTTTAGCTGGTTATGGTTTGAATAAAACTGATGGGGTGAATACCGAAAGCGACAACACTCTTCGCAAAGTAAACGTTGAAGTTGCTGGTAATTTGGGAAAAAACGAAATCATACTTGATCAACAAAATGGTCGCGGTGCTTGCCACGGGGACTCTGGCGGTCCAGCATTCATCAATGTTGCCGGTGTTGAGTATGTATGGGGTGTAACAAGCCGGGGTGCTGGTAAAAATGGTGTCGACGACTGCTCTCTTGCAAGTGTTTACACAAAAGTTAAATCAGAAAGAACATTCATCAATGCGGCTTTAACTCAGTTGTCTGTAAAACCGGGCTCTCTGTCAGATCTTGATGGACTTGATGGTGAAGGAATCTAA
- a CDS encoding DUF2232 domain-containing protein — translation MKASPQKFITIASLSILLSMLTLVLGAPLLRVLRKTYGPRAFWILGLLVTGAAWLLNIQPLALFLGSVWMTLGAYTEFERKGFGWWHSGVLGVLIGSLTAVGGLIIVFKQSGINTYAEVVKLAEQFTTKVQEMNPMAKLDPEILIQQLPSTVVILLMIALGVGLMFERRVFSWLNLPHEKTASQLKLLEYRVPEYMVWVAMIAFLLTMVSFGGKAIAIPAVNIVNVCIVLYFFQGLAVLEVFLNSMKAGVFTRILTYIILVGQLLLVLSVVGWADYWLDFRRRIRKMMKPVENPPSN, via the coding sequence TTGAAAGCCTCACCCCAAAAGTTCATCACAATTGCGTCTCTCTCGATTTTGTTGTCGATGCTCACTTTGGTTCTTGGGGCTCCTCTTCTACGCGTTTTACGCAAAACTTATGGTCCCCGTGCCTTTTGGATTTTGGGACTGTTGGTGACAGGGGCCGCGTGGCTCCTCAACATTCAGCCGCTCGCGCTGTTCTTAGGCTCTGTTTGGATGACTTTAGGAGCTTATACCGAATTTGAGCGCAAGGGTTTTGGATGGTGGCATTCCGGGGTGTTAGGGGTTTTGATTGGGTCACTGACTGCGGTTGGTGGACTGATTATCGTCTTCAAGCAAAGCGGGATTAACACGTACGCTGAAGTTGTGAAACTTGCGGAGCAATTTACGACGAAGGTTCAAGAGATGAACCCGATGGCGAAGTTGGACCCAGAGATTCTGATTCAGCAGCTTCCTTCAACTGTAGTGATCCTTTTAATGATCGCTTTAGGAGTGGGATTAATGTTTGAGAGAAGGGTTTTTTCATGGCTCAATTTGCCCCATGAAAAGACGGCCTCTCAGCTCAAGTTGTTAGAATATCGTGTGCCTGAATATATGGTTTGGGTTGCGATGATTGCCTTCCTTCTAACGATGGTGAGTTTTGGCGGTAAGGCCATTGCTATTCCTGCAGTGAACATAGTGAACGTTTGTATCGTTCTTTATTTCTTTCAAGGGCTGGCGGTGTTGGAGGTATTTCTGAATTCGATGAAGGCCGGTGTCTTCACCCGAATTTTGACGTACATAATCTTGGTCGGACAACTTCTGCTCGTGTTGAGCGTGGTTGGTTGGGCTGACTACTGGTTGGATTTCAGACGGCGCATTCGCAAAATGATGAAGCCCGTTGAAAACCCACCTTCGAATTAA
- a CDS encoding radical SAM protein encodes MLKINEIFYSIQGETTYVGIPTVFVRLTACNLRCTYCDTKYSYYEGEMQDLEKILNEIDSHQAPAVCVTGGEPLLQKEVHTLMKILCDRGYKVSLETSGSKSIEHVDPRVKIILDVKTPDSGAADSFIMDNIRFSTPSTEYKFVICSDEDLNWSEEFCRQHNLFEKFVVLYSPSYGQVSERWLAERILQKKSSARLQLQLHKYIWSPETRGV; translated from the coding sequence ATGCTTAAAATAAATGAGATTTTCTATAGTATTCAAGGCGAAACGACTTATGTGGGAATTCCCACAGTCTTTGTGCGCCTAACAGCCTGCAATCTGCGCTGCACTTATTGCGACACCAAATATTCGTACTATGAAGGCGAGATGCAAGATCTGGAAAAGATTTTGAACGAAATCGACTCGCATCAAGCGCCTGCAGTGTGTGTTACAGGCGGCGAACCTTTGTTACAAAAAGAAGTTCACACTTTGATGAAGATTTTGTGTGATCGCGGCTATAAAGTTTCTTTAGAAACAAGTGGCTCAAAAAGTATCGAGCATGTTGATCCACGCGTAAAGATTATTTTAGATGTGAAAACACCAGACAGTGGTGCGGCAGATTCATTCATCATGGACAACATTCGCTTTTCCACACCCAGCACGGAGTACAAGTTCGTGATCTGTTCTGACGAAGATCTGAACTGGTCTGAAGAATTCTGCCGTCAACATAATTTATTCGAAAAATTTGTGGTTTTATACAGCCCATCATACGGCCAAGTATCTGAACGCTGGTTGGCCGAGCGCATCCTGCAAAAAAAATCATCTGCGAGGTTGCAATTGCAGCTGCATAAGTATATTTGGTCTCCCGAAACACGCGGAGTATAA
- the dnaB gene encoding replicative DNA helicase: MSTRIPPQNLEAEQSILGGLMLDREALDQIGDLLMADDFYKPAHQKIYNAIKDLHSKNQPIDIITVTNVLQGEGSMDMVGGPEYLISLLDKTISSANISSHAKIVKDKATLRRLIQINSQLIEKAYEQDFTDVESFVDQAESEIFKIGENKTKTGLVGSMEIVKASIQKIEELYKNKAEITGIGTGFKKLDEMTAGLHPGEMTIIAARPSMGKTAFSLNVAQHIALRLKKTVAYFSLEMGKESMMMRMLSAESKVSMSEIRNGRIQDSAWPKLINAASALSEASIFIDDTPGMSPFEIRSRARRLKAEHGLDVIMIDYLQLMSMKQKFSSREQEVAEISKSLKSIAKELQIPIIALAQLNRGVEGRTEKKPMLSDLRESGSIEQDADVIMMLYRDDYYDKENPDKQGHAEVIVGKQRNGATGPVKLRFDAQYNRFRDAEPEGHSGGGIAQMPPPQAPPPMPGGRPKNFAPGAPA; the protein is encoded by the coding sequence ATGAGTACGAGAATTCCACCTCAGAATCTTGAGGCAGAACAATCCATCTTGGGCGGTCTAATGCTAGACCGCGAGGCTTTAGATCAGATCGGCGATCTTTTGATGGCCGATGATTTCTATAAGCCCGCTCATCAAAAGATCTATAACGCGATTAAAGATCTGCACAGTAAAAATCAGCCGATTGATATCATCACGGTCACCAACGTCCTTCAGGGCGAAGGTTCCATGGATATGGTCGGTGGGCCTGAATACTTAATCAGTCTTTTAGATAAAACCATTTCGTCAGCTAATATTTCTTCACACGCTAAAATCGTGAAAGACAAGGCGACTTTACGTCGTTTGATCCAAATCAATAGCCAGTTGATCGAAAAAGCTTACGAACAAGATTTTACGGACGTGGAGTCTTTCGTAGACCAAGCGGAATCCGAGATCTTTAAAATCGGCGAAAACAAAACCAAAACGGGCCTTGTGGGCTCAATGGAAATCGTAAAGGCTTCGATTCAAAAAATCGAAGAGCTTTATAAAAATAAAGCCGAAATCACCGGTATCGGAACAGGCTTTAAAAAGCTTGATGAAATGACCGCGGGTCTTCACCCGGGTGAAATGACCATTATCGCCGCTCGTCCGTCAATGGGTAAAACCGCGTTCTCTCTGAACGTCGCTCAACATATTGCTCTTCGTCTGAAAAAGACGGTTGCTTATTTCTCTTTAGAAATGGGTAAAGAATCGATGATGATGCGTATGTTGTCTGCGGAGTCCAAAGTCAGCATGAGTGAAATCCGTAATGGTCGTATTCAAGATTCGGCATGGCCCAAGTTGATTAACGCGGCCAGCGCTCTTAGTGAAGCTTCGATTTTCATCGATGATACACCAGGGATGTCACCCTTTGAGATTCGTTCTCGCGCGCGTCGTTTAAAGGCAGAGCATGGTCTTGATGTTATCATGATCGACTACTTGCAGTTGATGAGCATGAAGCAAAAGTTCTCTTCGCGTGAACAAGAGGTTGCAGAGATCTCAAAATCTTTAAAGTCTATTGCCAAAGAACTGCAGATTCCAATCATCGCCCTTGCCCAGCTGAATCGTGGGGTTGAGGGGCGTACCGAGAAAAAACCAATGTTATCGGATCTGCGTGAGTCCGGATCGATCGAGCAAGATGCCGACGTTATCATGATGCTTTATCGTGATGACTACTATGACAAAGAAAACCCCGACAAACAGGGTCATGCGGAAGTCATCGTCGGTAAGCAACGTAATGGTGCCACGGGCCCAGTAAAATTACGTTTCGATGCTCAGTACAATAGATTCCGTGACGCGGAACCAGAAGGTCATAGTGGGGGCGGCATTGCGCAAATGCCTCCACCACAAGCGCCACCTCCTATGCCGGGCGGCAGACCTAAAAACTTTGCCCCAGGAGCTCCTGCATAG
- the dapA gene encoding 4-hydroxy-tetrahydrodipicolinate synthase → MKNFKGTFTALATPFKDDKIDYKSLDRLLKQQLEGGVDGFVVNGTTAESPTLTSAEVAELYKHIRSFVGASVPLVVGTGSNSTAKTIEDSQKAEQWGADALLVVVPYYNKPPQRGLVEHFKKVASSVKIPTILYNVPGRTITSLSTESILELSKTPGVVGIKEASGKVDFDAEIAHVCGSNFVLLSGDDGTYVEFLGVGGHGVISVASHVIPKQMVQWKKWVAEGQITQARQDIQKYMKLIDLLFTEANPIPVKKALQLMGIFESATMRLPLMELTPVHTEALKTEMHNLGLL, encoded by the coding sequence ATGAAAAATTTCAAAGGGACTTTTACCGCCCTCGCAACCCCGTTTAAAGACGACAAGATTGATTATAAATCTTTAGATCGTCTTTTAAAGCAGCAACTTGAAGGGGGCGTCGACGGTTTTGTTGTGAATGGTACGACCGCGGAAAGTCCAACGCTTACTTCGGCGGAAGTGGCAGAACTTTATAAACATATCCGCAGTTTTGTTGGCGCGTCGGTCCCTCTGGTTGTGGGAACAGGTTCTAACAGCACAGCTAAGACCATCGAGGACTCGCAAAAAGCAGAACAATGGGGCGCGGATGCGTTGTTAGTCGTTGTGCCTTATTACAACAAACCACCGCAACGCGGGCTTGTTGAACATTTTAAAAAAGTAGCAAGCTCGGTGAAAATTCCGACAATTCTATATAATGTTCCGGGCCGTACGATCACGTCGCTTTCTACGGAATCCATTTTAGAACTTTCTAAAACTCCTGGTGTGGTCGGAATTAAAGAGGCTAGCGGCAAGGTTGATTTTGACGCCGAGATTGCACATGTCTGCGGCTCAAACTTTGTTCTGCTTTCGGGCGATGACGGTACTTATGTGGAATTTTTAGGAGTGGGCGGCCACGGAGTTATTTCGGTTGCTAGCCACGTGATTCCGAAACAAATGGTTCAGTGGAAAAAATGGGTGGCCGAAGGTCAAATCACGCAAGCCCGCCAGGACATCCAAAAATACATGAAGCTGATTGATTTGCTTTTCACCGAAGCAAATCCCATCCCGGTAAAAAAAGCGTTACAGCTGATGGGGATTTTTGAATCAGCAACGATGCGTCTGCCATTGATGGAGCTTACTCCTGTACATACGGAAGCTTTGAAAACTGAAATGCATAATCTAGGACTATTGTGA